A window of Paenibacillus sp. 19GGS1-52 contains these coding sequences:
- a CDS encoding MFS transporter, with protein sequence MLRDRRLIILLIANISSSIGTGITMIAVPWLLVNRENGEELYGYAALSVTIFLFFLSPYIGVLIDRYSRKAILLLNEWAGMLIVACFAIAGFSTGEFHTWHLIGIYMGGTLYYTIHYPAQFAFNQEIFERSQYRTLNSVMEIQSQVASMVAGGLASLVIERTDLSILLLIDATTHIIGLVLLSIIPYAASNSRRTVVRISMLSDMIEGFAYLKVRPLLVLFYISSLMPFIGVMVGNYLWPIYIAKSLQADATVLGLADMIYAIGAVLAGFTIPLMLKKWGAYVTVFLSVTIFTIGLLIAAWTTVIVIFLGLKILLGWGNSGARVARNTIMMDLVPNALIGRVNSFFSAVGMGMRVVLVSLFTQSIHYTGASISLTIVGILLLVSILGVIMSRSIMQHDYSSQG encoded by the coding sequence GTGCTGCGTGATCGACGCTTGATTATATTACTTATAGCCAATATTTCCTCTTCCATAGGAACGGGTATTACAATGATCGCAGTACCATGGCTGCTTGTGAATCGAGAGAACGGAGAAGAACTCTATGGTTATGCTGCTTTGAGCGTGACGATCTTTCTATTCTTTCTGTCCCCTTATATCGGGGTATTGATAGACCGTTATTCCAGAAAGGCTATCCTTCTCCTGAATGAATGGGCTGGGATGCTAATTGTTGCTTGCTTTGCCATAGCTGGTTTTTCCACCGGAGAATTCCACACCTGGCATCTGATCGGGATATATATGGGAGGCACCTTGTATTACACGATCCATTATCCTGCACAGTTCGCTTTCAATCAGGAGATTTTTGAACGATCCCAATACCGCACTTTGAACAGTGTGATGGAAATACAGAGTCAGGTTGCTTCCATGGTTGCCGGTGGACTGGCCAGTCTTGTCATTGAGAGAACAGATTTGAGCATTCTGCTGCTTATTGATGCCACGACACATATCATAGGCCTTGTACTACTCTCAATCATTCCGTATGCCGCCTCAAATTCCAGAAGAACTGTAGTCAGAATATCGATGTTATCGGATATGATAGAAGGTTTTGCATATTTAAAGGTACGTCCTTTACTGGTCTTGTTCTATATCAGCTCTTTAATGCCGTTCATTGGTGTCATGGTAGGAAACTATCTTTGGCCGATCTATATCGCAAAAAGTTTACAGGCAGATGCAACTGTGCTGGGTTTAGCAGATATGATCTATGCTATTGGGGCGGTACTTGCCGGATTTACCATTCCACTTATGCTGAAAAAATGGGGGGCCTATGTTACGGTTTTCCTATCAGTTACTATTTTTACTATCGGTTTACTGATAGCGGCATGGACAACTGTTATTGTCATCTTCCTTGGTCTAAAAATATTGCTTGGATGGGGAAATTCCGGAGCACGGGTAGCCCGAAATACTATTATGATGGATCTGGTTCCAAATGCGCTAATCGGCCGAGTAAACAGTTTCTTTAGCGCTGTCGGAATGGGGATGAGGGTTGTACTGGTCAGCTTATTCACACAAAGCATTCACTATACAGGGGCTTCCATTTCGCTTACTATTGTGGGAATTCTTCTATTAGTTTCTATTCTCGGGGTGATAATGAGCCGCTCTATTATGCAACATGACTACTCTAGTCAGGGGTAA
- a CDS encoding DUF3892 domain-containing protein has translation MESSNERERFIAAQKNGDGDLRSFQTSSGRVLDYQQALQEVQAGHIAGVNVFKGRDGELYIRGDADGDPTNNLDQLPLF, from the coding sequence ATGGAATCCAGTAACGAACGTGAACGATTTATAGCGGCACAGAAGAATGGTGATGGAGATTTAAGAAGCTTCCAGACCTCTTCAGGACGTGTGCTTGACTACCAGCAGGCACTTCAGGAGGTACAGGCAGGGCATATTGCCGGAGTGAATGTTTTTAAAGGCAGGGACGGGGAACTGTATATTCGCGGTGACGCGGATGGAGATCCAACGAACAACCTTGACCAACTGCCGTTATTTTAG
- a CDS encoding GNAT family N-acetyltransferase: MAAEIVRVITDEQLQMGLDIRKKVFVEEQKVPAEEEIDEYDVIGPNAHHLLIMDEGIPVATGRLIYYKAGTAKMQRIAVLKDYRVKGYGRVLLLAMEELARELGLEASILDGQCQAETFYTKLGYEVISTEPFYDAGILHVRMQKIL; this comes from the coding sequence ATGGCGGCGGAAATCGTACGTGTTATCACAGATGAACAGCTTCAAATGGGTCTGGATATTCGGAAAAAGGTGTTTGTTGAGGAACAGAAGGTACCGGCTGAGGAGGAAATCGACGAATACGATGTAATTGGCCCGAATGCGCATCATCTCCTAATCATGGATGAAGGAATCCCTGTAGCTACGGGCAGATTAATTTATTATAAAGCAGGCACTGCCAAAATGCAGCGAATTGCCGTGCTGAAAGATTATCGCGTCAAGGGTTACGGACGTGTCCTATTGTTGGCGATGGAGGAACTAGCCCGCGAGCTGGGTTTGGAAGCGTCCATTCTTGACGGTCAATGTCAGGCGGAGACCTTCTACACCAAATTGGGTTATGAAGTGATTTCTACGGAGCCTTTCTATGATGCTGGAATTTTGCATGTGCGGATGCAGAAAATTCTCTAA
- a CDS encoding site-2 protease family protein, with the protein MKWLGGGAAMLLLKGKAILSLLKIGKIAGPLISMMISIWAYALIYPWGFAVGIVLLLLVHELGHVIAAKQKGLPVSAPLFIPFVGALIAMKRQPLDAESEAYIAFGGPILGSIGAVAVFAAAYYTNSPLLYSLAYIGLLLNLLNLLPIHPLDGGRIAVAVTRWLWLVGLVGGLAVILYLRSILFFIIWALFAYDLYKKYIMQRKKGQGNTLSSVSKGFLIPVEHLKDVGYMIPGPEHRRDLPFTTYSDLHRQQYVKVNWDTLDYNGTAVLTQQAIISKVRITRLEQVTLENGLHLRMHLEILYTPFDNDKYYDVPASIRWKYGAAYFLLAGFLAGMMYLVHLVGNVNL; encoded by the coding sequence ATGAAATGGTTGGGAGGCGGAGCTGCCATGCTCCTGCTTAAAGGAAAGGCAATCCTGTCTCTCTTGAAAATCGGCAAAATCGCCGGCCCGCTAATTTCAATGATGATCTCCATATGGGCTTATGCCCTGATTTATCCTTGGGGGTTCGCAGTAGGTATTGTGCTGCTATTGCTTGTTCATGAATTGGGTCATGTCATTGCAGCTAAACAGAAGGGACTTCCGGTCAGTGCCCCTTTGTTTATTCCCTTTGTCGGTGCTCTGATCGCGATGAAAAGACAGCCGCTTGATGCTGAAAGTGAAGCCTATATTGCTTTTGGCGGCCCTATACTGGGTTCGATTGGTGCTGTAGCTGTTTTTGCAGCGGCCTATTATACTAACAGCCCGCTGCTATACTCTCTAGCTTATATCGGGTTGCTGCTAAATTTGCTCAACCTGCTGCCGATCCATCCGCTGGACGGCGGACGCATTGCTGTAGCGGTAACCCGCTGGCTGTGGCTAGTGGGTTTGGTGGGTGGTTTAGCAGTCATTCTCTATCTGCGTTCCATTTTATTCTTTATCATCTGGGCGTTGTTTGCTTACGATTTGTACAAAAAATACATTATGCAGCGTAAGAAGGGCCAGGGCAATACCTTGTCCTCTGTGTCCAAAGGCTTTTTGATTCCTGTGGAGCACCTGAAGGATGTGGGATACATGATTCCGGGTCCGGAGCATAGAAGAGATTTGCCCTTTACGACCTATAGTGATCTGCACAGGCAGCAATATGTTAAGGTGAACTGGGATACACTCGATTATAATGGTACAGCTGTATTGACGCAGCAAGCTATCATAAGTAAGGTGCGGATTACCCGTCTAGAACAGGTGACGCTCGAGAATGGACTTCACCTCAGAATGCATCTCGAGATCCTGTATACTCCCTTTGACAACGACAAGTATTATGATGTGCCGGCAAGCATACGCTGGAAATACGGCGCTGCCTATTTTCTGTTGGCTGGTTTCCTGGCGGGCATGATGTATTTGGTTCATTTGGTGGGGAATGTAAATCTCTAA
- a CDS encoding aldo/keto reductase — MKLTEMPGSNLRFAPLALGTAEFGSAISVERSFQIMDRFVEGGGTWIDTARVYADWLPDGHGKSEITVGKWLGHRGLRNDVLISTKGAHPEMSAMQVSRLGELDIMSDVEESLNCLGIDTIDLYWLHRDDESIPVDGILNTLNTLVNTGKIRYFGCSNWRPNRIRAAAEYASTHELRSFVASQIQWSLAELNEDSGSDPTTVNMDKDGLKFYRETGLSMFAFTSQAKGFFQKLHAGGSESLKDTLKNSYYNEVNRGRMERVMEVSRQMKISISSVVLGYLISQPFPVVPIIGSSSVEQVEEAMEVLDVRLTPGQIDYLEHG, encoded by the coding sequence ATGAAGCTTACTGAAATGCCAGGGTCTAATCTACGATTTGCACCGTTGGCGCTGGGTACAGCCGAATTCGGAAGCGCCATCAGTGTAGAACGTTCTTTTCAGATCATGGACCGGTTTGTTGAAGGTGGAGGCACCTGGATTGACACAGCACGGGTTTATGCCGATTGGTTGCCTGACGGTCATGGGAAAAGTGAAATCACAGTAGGGAAATGGCTGGGACATAGAGGTCTTCGGAACGATGTTTTGATTTCTACTAAAGGAGCCCATCCGGAAATGTCAGCGATGCAGGTGTCTCGCCTGGGGGAACTGGATATTATGTCTGATGTCGAAGAGAGCTTGAATTGTCTGGGTATAGATACTATTGATTTGTATTGGCTTCATCGTGATGATGAGAGCATTCCGGTTGATGGAATTCTCAACACGCTGAATACCTTAGTTAATACTGGTAAAATCCGCTATTTTGGCTGTTCCAACTGGCGACCTAACCGGATTCGGGCTGCTGCAGAATATGCCAGCACTCATGAGCTGCGCAGCTTTGTTGCAAGTCAGATCCAGTGGAGCTTGGCCGAGCTGAACGAAGATTCGGGTTCTGATCCAACAACAGTCAACATGGATAAGGATGGATTGAAATTTTATAGAGAAACGGGGCTCAGCATGTTCGCCTTTACTTCTCAAGCGAAGGGGTTCTTTCAGAAACTGCATGCCGGAGGTAGTGAATCCCTTAAGGATACGTTAAAAAACAGTTACTATAATGAAGTTAACAGAGGACGGATGGAACGCGTAATGGAAGTATCACGACAAATGAAAATTTCGATTTCATCTGTTGTGCTTGGCTATTTAATCAGTCAGCCCTTCCCAGTTGTGCCGATTATCGGAAGCAGTTCGGTGGAGCAGGTTGAAGAAGCCATGGAAGTGCTTGATGTAAGATTAACTCCTGGACAAATTGACTATTTGGAGCATGGCTGA
- a CDS encoding SDR family oxidoreductase — MNPSTKREREVVPVGVNQVSSRKTALVVGANGVIGRNLINHLAELPDWTIIGVSRRGGTPFGRVRYIAVDLLDEVNTREKLSKLTEVTHIFYAAYQDRPTWAELVPPNLGMLVNVVNAIEPIAAHLQHISLMQGYKVYGAHLGPFKTPARETDANHMPPEFNIDQQQFLEQRQRESSWTWSALRPSVVCGFALGNPMNLAMVIAIYASISKELGLPLRFPGKPGAYSSLLEMTDAGLLAKATVWAATDTRCANQAFNINNGDLFRWNELWPKIASNFGLETAPPLSMSLETVMADKEPFWKSMVEKYELVDNSYKDVSSWGFGDFVFSWDYDFFADGTKARRFGFHDFIDTETMFLSIFDDLRQRKVIP, encoded by the coding sequence ATGAACCCAAGCACGAAGAGAGAAAGGGAGGTTGTTCCTGTGGGAGTTAATCAAGTTTCATCTAGGAAAACTGCACTTGTCGTCGGTGCCAATGGCGTTATCGGACGAAATCTGATTAACCATCTGGCAGAACTGCCCGATTGGACTATCATTGGCGTTTCTAGACGTGGCGGAACACCTTTCGGACGAGTACGATATATAGCGGTTGATCTGCTCGATGAAGTCAACACTCGTGAGAAACTAAGCAAACTAACGGAAGTTACTCATATTTTCTATGCCGCCTATCAAGACCGTCCCACCTGGGCTGAACTAGTCCCGCCTAACTTGGGCATGCTCGTAAACGTTGTTAACGCCATCGAACCCATTGCTGCCCACCTTCAGCACATCAGTCTAATGCAGGGTTACAAAGTATATGGTGCACACCTCGGGCCTTTCAAGACTCCAGCCCGGGAGACAGACGCCAACCACATGCCGCCCGAGTTCAACATTGACCAACAGCAATTTCTTGAACAGCGGCAGCGGGAAAGTAGTTGGACGTGGTCGGCACTCCGCCCTTCTGTGGTCTGCGGGTTTGCTTTAGGCAATCCTATGAACCTGGCGATGGTTATCGCAATTTACGCTTCGATCTCAAAAGAATTGGGCCTGCCGCTCCGCTTCCCCGGCAAACCAGGCGCATACAGCAGCCTACTGGAGATGACCGATGCTGGGTTATTAGCCAAAGCGACTGTTTGGGCAGCGACCGATACCCGCTGCGCGAATCAAGCATTCAACATCAACAACGGCGATCTTTTTCGTTGGAACGAGCTTTGGCCCAAGATAGCCTCTAACTTCGGTCTGGAGACCGCACCTCCGCTATCTATGTCTCTGGAAACAGTCATGGCAGACAAAGAACCTTTCTGGAAATCCATGGTAGAGAAGTATGAACTAGTGGACAACAGCTACAAGGATGTTTCCTCCTGGGGTTTCGGGGACTTCGTCTTTTCTTGGGATTACGACTTTTTCGCCGATGGTACGAAGGCTCGCCGCTTCGGCTTTCATGACTTCATTGATACGGAAACCATGTTCTTGAGCATCTTTGATGATCTGCGGCAACGTAAAGTGATCCCTTAA
- a CDS encoding helix-turn-helix domain-containing protein yields the protein MQEQEPGKTYNTAVEATLEVMGGKWKPVILFHLTVGKKRNGELLSLMPVITQKVLTQQLRELEEEGVIMRISYNQVPPKVEYELTEYGMSLKEILHLMCRWGETHITRVYGNQARVLAAPPQTGEA from the coding sequence ATGCAGGAGCAGGAACCGGGCAAAACATACAACACCGCTGTGGAAGCAACTCTTGAAGTGATGGGCGGGAAGTGGAAGCCGGTCATTTTGTTTCATTTAACGGTTGGCAAGAAGCGCAATGGTGAACTGTTGAGCTTGATGCCGGTAATTACACAGAAGGTTCTGACTCAGCAACTGCGTGAGCTTGAAGAGGAAGGTGTCATCATGCGAATCTCCTACAACCAGGTGCCCCCGAAAGTAGAGTATGAACTAACGGAGTATGGAATGAGTCTGAAAGAAATTCTCCATCTCATGTGCAGATGGGGTGAAACGCATATCACACGGGTATATGGAAATCAGGCCAGGGTGTTGGCTGCACCTCCACAAACTGGAGAGGCCTAA
- a CDS encoding GntR family transcriptional regulator, producing the protein MDEFNASKPIYLQLADRISRQIVSKELKAGEKLPSVRDMGIKYSVNPNTIQRTYSELEREGILETKRGQGTFVTEHEERLVQQRNQLQHEQIQLFVQVMQEMGYSSQEIIAGLNDYLNKFDAGDE; encoded by the coding sequence ATGGATGAATTTAATGCTTCAAAGCCCATTTATCTGCAATTAGCAGATCGAATCAGTCGACAGATTGTAAGCAAAGAATTGAAAGCAGGTGAGAAGCTACCTTCTGTCCGGGATATGGGGATCAAATATAGCGTTAATCCAAACACAATTCAACGTACTTACAGTGAGCTGGAGCGTGAGGGTATTCTGGAAACGAAAAGAGGTCAAGGAACATTTGTTACGGAGCATGAAGAACGTTTGGTTCAACAACGTAATCAATTGCAACATGAGCAGATTCAGTTGTTCGTCCAGGTCATGCAGGAAATGGGATACAGCTCACAAGAAATCATTGCAGGGCTGAATGACTACTTAAACAAATTTGATGCAGGAGATGAGTAA
- a CDS encoding ABC transporter ATP-binding protein: MIQMTNVTKKYMHQSALHEISLTLPIGKIIGIVGENGSGKSTLLKLISGLAYPTTGTVTVNGVTANRRISKVVSYLSELDTFYYMFTVSQAIDFQASQFPDFNLAKAEEIMKFMQLEPQMKIKNLSKGNRARLKIMLTLAREVPYILMDEPLSGLDPMVRESIVKGMISYIDLESQTLIMTSHEIAEIEPLLDCFIAIKGGALLKMADVEELHESEGLGIASWMKKNYV, translated from the coding sequence GTGATTCAAATGACTAATGTTACGAAAAAGTATATGCACCAGTCCGCTCTTCACGAGATTTCATTAACGTTACCCATAGGTAAAATCATTGGCATTGTGGGTGAGAACGGTAGTGGGAAGTCCACCCTATTAAAGCTAATTTCCGGACTGGCGTATCCCACGACTGGGACTGTAACCGTAAATGGAGTGACTGCCAATCGAAGAATAAGCAAAGTCGTCTCTTATTTATCAGAGCTGGATACCTTTTATTATATGTTCACAGTAAGCCAAGCTATAGATTTCCAAGCTTCACAATTCCCTGACTTCAACCTTGCTAAAGCTGAAGAGATCATGAAGTTTATGCAGCTAGAACCTCAGATGAAAATCAAAAATCTCTCCAAAGGAAATCGCGCTCGATTAAAAATCATGCTTACTTTAGCGAGAGAAGTTCCCTATATTCTGATGGATGAACCCTTGTCCGGACTTGACCCGATGGTGCGAGAATCTATCGTGAAAGGGATGATTTCTTATATTGACTTGGAATCTCAGACACTAATCATGACGAGCCATGAGATTGCGGAAATTGAACCCTTACTAGACTGCTTCATTGCGATCAAAGGCGGAGCATTGCTTAAAATGGCTGATGTAGAGGAATTACATGAATCTGAGGGGCTAGGTATCGCAAGTTGGATGAAGAAAAATTATGTCTGA
- a CDS encoding DUF4386 domain-containing protein, which translates to MNFSLKMSSKIVGVLFIVAAVASVIGLLLYDPILNGADYLIRGSEHANKVKLGAIFELITVVTVIGTATTMFPILRKYNETIALWHLCFRFLEAIAITVGIISVLSLLTLSQEFGSAGALDPASFQASGTLLKAVHDWTAWLGPSFLLGINTMMYSYIFYKSKLVHRFIPILGMTGATLIFLQALLVMFGVIEQFSGWGALTALPVAANEITLAVYLLVKGFNKSALASLSAMGSL; encoded by the coding sequence ATGAACTTCTCACTTAAAATGAGCTCGAAAATTGTAGGCGTACTATTTATAGTTGCCGCGGTGGCGTCAGTAATAGGTCTTCTTTTATACGATCCAATCCTAAATGGTGCCGATTACCTGATTAGAGGTTCTGAACATGCCAATAAGGTGAAACTGGGAGCGATTTTCGAGTTGATTACTGTCGTTACAGTGATTGGTACAGCAACAACCATGTTTCCAATTCTCAGAAAATATAATGAAACTATTGCGCTATGGCATCTTTGCTTCAGGTTTCTTGAAGCGATTGCCATTACGGTGGGTATAATCAGCGTACTATCCCTATTGACCTTAAGCCAGGAATTCGGATCTGCAGGAGCCCTGGATCCCGCCTCTTTTCAAGCTTCAGGTACATTATTAAAAGCAGTGCATGATTGGACCGCTTGGCTTGGGCCTAGTTTCTTGCTAGGCATCAACACGATGATGTACAGTTATATATTTTATAAGTCTAAGCTCGTACACAGATTTATCCCCATCTTGGGTATGACAGGCGCGACACTTATTTTCCTACAAGCCTTGTTGGTCATGTTCGGTGTAATTGAACAATTTTCTGGTTGGGGTGCCCTTACAGCGCTACCGGTAGCAGCTAATGAAATAACTCTCGCAGTGTATCTCTTAGTCAAAGGATTCAATAAATCTGCCCTCGCATCCTTGTCTGCTATGGGTAGCCTATAG
- a CDS encoding NADP-dependent oxidoreductase, translated as MRAMVIDKYGKNKPLRLAEMPIPEVGERDVLAEIHAASINPIDFKIKEGKVKLLLKFAMPLILGNDFSGTIVKVGSQVTKFKIGDEIYGRPRKNRIGTFAEYIAIHEEDISLKPSNLDFVEAASIPLVGLTTYQALTEVLELKKGQKILIHAGSGGVGTFAIQLAKEMGAFVATTVSEQGYDLVKSLGADLIINYKEDKFEEILADYDAVYDTLGGDALEKSFSILKPYGKIVSVSGMPNAEFARSTQAGFVKTILLSIVSRKLTALEKQYNVKYTYLFMKPSGLQLEYIKELIEHGKIKPVIDRVFSFEETQQAMEYVETGRAKGKVIVKIILQ; from the coding sequence ATGAGAGCAATGGTTATAGACAAATATGGCAAGAATAAGCCGTTAAGACTGGCAGAAATGCCGATACCTGAGGTTGGTGAGCGGGATGTTCTGGCAGAGATTCATGCGGCCAGCATTAATCCGATAGATTTTAAGATCAAAGAAGGCAAGGTAAAGTTACTCTTGAAATTCGCTATGCCATTAATTTTAGGGAATGATTTCTCCGGAACTATTGTTAAGGTGGGTTCGCAAGTTACCAAATTTAAGATTGGAGATGAAATATACGGCAGACCGCGAAAAAACCGAATCGGCACCTTTGCCGAATATATTGCCATCCACGAGGAAGATATTTCTCTAAAGCCAAGTAATCTAGATTTTGTAGAAGCGGCATCCATTCCACTGGTGGGCCTTACTACTTATCAAGCTTTAACGGAGGTTCTGGAACTAAAGAAAGGTCAGAAGATACTCATACACGCCGGGTCAGGGGGAGTCGGAACATTCGCTATCCAACTTGCCAAGGAAATGGGAGCTTTTGTGGCCACTACGGTCAGTGAACAAGGTTATGATTTAGTCAAATCATTAGGGGCGGATCTAATCATAAATTACAAAGAAGATAAGTTTGAAGAAATATTGGCAGACTATGATGCTGTTTATGATACATTGGGCGGTGACGCTCTCGAGAAGTCTTTTTCAATCTTAAAGCCCTATGGAAAAATAGTATCCGTATCCGGAATGCCAAATGCCGAATTCGCCAGAAGCACCCAGGCCGGTTTTGTGAAAACAATATTATTATCGATTGTAAGCCGAAAGCTGACTGCTCTCGAGAAGCAATATAACGTAAAATATACTTATCTTTTTATGAAGCCGAGTGGTCTTCAATTAGAATATATCAAGGAATTAATAGAACATGGGAAAATAAAGCCAGTAATAGATCGAGTTTTTAGTTTTGAAGAAACACAACAGGCGATGGAATATGTAGAAACAGGAAGAGCAAAAGGCAAGGTTATCGTCAAAATAATTTTGCAATAA
- a CDS encoding GNAT family N-acetyltransferase, with protein sequence MQKYQISKMQDFSNHQIEQIRWLEHLCKTSDNSSLRVGIESLKAIDGDEAFLCQIDNQLIGFLSWYTSDGIEANINGMVHPDFRRKGIFHGLLNHAASDMQIHDIQTCRFRIPSNSEPGIDCIRHLGSTLTTSEFSMILNRLQTVDPLRSSLVLRLEEDQDLEFMVTCSSQAFGDSEAWTRNYFARTREAERVNYIAMNSTAPIGLIRVNYVQTDTAVIHDFCVLPSYQGRGYGREILSGVVKILLEQKCSHVRLGVVTQNRRALNLYESLGFEVSAESHYYVSSFADLC encoded by the coding sequence ATGCAAAAATATCAAATTTCTAAAATGCAAGACTTTTCAAATCATCAGATCGAGCAAATCCGTTGGTTAGAACATCTATGCAAGACATCCGACAACTCAAGTTTAAGAGTGGGCATAGAAAGCCTTAAGGCGATAGATGGAGATGAGGCCTTCCTGTGCCAAATCGATAATCAGTTAATCGGTTTTCTCAGTTGGTATACTTCAGATGGTATAGAAGCTAATATCAATGGAATGGTCCACCCGGACTTTCGTCGCAAAGGGATATTTCACGGCCTACTGAATCATGCAGCATCAGATATGCAAATCCATGACATCCAAACTTGCCGCTTTAGGATACCCTCAAATTCCGAACCAGGCATTGATTGTATAAGGCATTTAGGGTCTACCCTAACAACGTCTGAATTCTCAATGATTCTGAATCGGTTACAAACTGTTGATCCACTTCGCTCCAGCTTAGTATTACGTTTAGAAGAAGATCAGGATTTAGAGTTCATGGTTACGTGTTCATCACAAGCCTTTGGTGATTCAGAAGCTTGGACCAGGAATTATTTTGCGCGTACAAGAGAAGCCGAACGGGTTAATTACATTGCTATGAATAGTACAGCCCCGATTGGCCTGATTAGAGTTAATTATGTTCAGACGGATACGGCTGTTATTCATGATTTTTGTGTACTTCCGTCATACCAAGGTAGAGGATACGGCCGTGAAATTCTTTCTGGGGTAGTTAAAATCTTGCTAGAACAGAAGTGCTCTCATGTTCGCCTAGGCGTAGTCACTCAAAATAGACGCGCGTTAAACCTGTATGAGTCGTTAGGGTTTGAGGTGTCTGCAGAGTCTCATTATTATGTAAGCTCATTTGCTGACCTCTGTTAA
- a CDS encoding class I SAM-dependent methyltransferase translates to MQEQLARTNKAAWETKAYQAWVRHHGTPNELAQKLQMDPRQPLRYWLKYMGDPSGKKVLNLLGSHGRKAICLALLGAEVTVVDISEENRLYANEVATAAGVKLNYICSDVLNIPNEEILGKFDIVLMEFGILHYFTDLRSIFSVVSRRLDSKGRLMLTDFHPFARTWMTTINLQDPTGIYFDNNIKEGEIAFAKLLPEEERSELGKVLTRSWTVGDIITSVAAEGLCIRTFEEIRNAQDPSFPEFYTLIADKLDVQLTPLFGLTHGLG, encoded by the coding sequence ATGCAAGAACAATTAGCACGTACGAATAAGGCTGCATGGGAAACGAAAGCGTATCAGGCTTGGGTACGACATCACGGAACACCTAATGAACTTGCTCAAAAATTGCAGATGGACCCTAGACAGCCTTTGCGTTATTGGTTGAAGTACATGGGTGATCCATCAGGCAAGAAAGTACTTAACCTGCTTGGTTCGCACGGTAGGAAAGCGATTTGTTTAGCACTATTGGGTGCTGAGGTTACGGTGGTAGATATTTCAGAAGAAAATCGCTTGTACGCTAACGAAGTTGCGACGGCGGCTGGTGTTAAACTAAACTATATCTGTTCAGATGTATTAAATATTCCCAATGAAGAGATTCTTGGAAAATTTGATATAGTATTGATGGAGTTTGGGATTTTGCATTACTTTACGGATTTAAGGTCCATTTTTTCTGTGGTCAGCAGAAGGTTAGATTCAAAGGGGCGGTTGATGTTAACGGACTTTCATCCTTTTGCCAGGACGTGGATGACAACTATAAATTTACAGGATCCCACAGGAATTTATTTTGATAATAACATCAAAGAAGGCGAAATTGCGTTCGCCAAGCTACTTCCCGAAGAAGAACGATCCGAATTAGGTAAGGTTTTGACGCGGAGTTGGACAGTCGGTGATATTATAACTTCAGTGGCCGCCGAAGGGTTATGTATCCGCACATTTGAAGAGATAAGGAATGCTCAAGACCCAAGTTTTCCTGAGTTCTATACTCTTATTGCTGATAAATTAGATGTGCAACTGACCCCATTATTTGGTTTGACGCATGGTTTGGGATGA
- a CDS encoding DUF2642 domain-containing protein, translated as MNSMHQMHQMPQSIVVYPVDPYVVETLRSVIGKHVLLETTRGGISGCVVDVKPDHVVLETRGRNFYVRISEIVWIMPE; from the coding sequence ATGAATTCAATGCACCAAATGCACCAGATGCCCCAATCTATTGTGGTATACCCTGTTGATCCTTATGTTGTAGAAACCTTAAGATCCGTTATTGGAAAACATGTTCTTTTGGAAACTACTCGTGGCGGAATCAGTGGATGCGTTGTTGATGTCAAACCAGATCATGTTGTTTTAGAAACAAGAGGAAGAAATTTCTATGTCCGTATTAGCGAGATTGTTTGGATCATGCCTGAGTAA
- a CDS encoding phage portal protein: protein MVDRVFLYGRQSSPGDKISEAQAMKFITVFSCVRVLSEGVGTLLLFVYKKRPGGGKDKADSHPVFELLHDRPNSEMTSQSWRVAQVGQLATAGITRH, encoded by the coding sequence ATGGTCGATAGGGTATTTTTGTATGGCAGACAATCCTCCCCAGGAGACAAAATATCCGAGGCGCAGGCGATGAAGTTCATAACCGTTTTCAGCTGCGTGAGAGTACTCTCTGAAGGTGTTGGAACGTTGCTTTTATTCGTGTACAAAAAGCGACCTGGTGGCGGAAAGGATAAGGCAGACAGTCATCCGGTATTTGAACTACTTCATGATCGCCCAAACAGCGAGATGACCTCTCAAAGCTGGCGAGTGGCACAGGTCGGCCAACTGGCTACAGCTGGGATCACGCGCCACTAG